In the genome of Paramormyrops kingsleyae isolate MSU_618 chromosome 5, PKINGS_0.4, whole genome shotgun sequence, the window TGTTTTACTATGTAGGCTATTTCCCAATTTTAAGTGAATACTTCTGTGTCGATATCCTGCGTGCTGATAGCTCATGGGAAATGTGCTTAATAAAACATTTGGCTAATAAATACTCTGCTACTGTCATTTTCTGAGTCCAGCTGAAGCCAGCAGACTTTTTTAATCACAAAGTGTAATTCTTATTGGATCCTTACTTGCTGTAATCTTTACAGGATGGGGCTCCCCAAGAATTGGGGTAACTGACAAAATATTGTaaagttttttatattttatatagtttttatatgtatttgcCGAACTTCCAACCAGTTATCCGCTCGGGCTGATGCAgtattatatacattttattttaaaactgaatgCATCTGGTTCAATCAGTTTTgcctttaataatataaaatatcatGCACAATCAGAACTAgtttaaatttgttgttctataTTAGATTACCTAAGAAGTACTCAGCTAAACAGGAAGATATATATGGACAGAGAATCTTTACTGCCTTTCAAAAGCTACACtttgaaacaaaataaaaacttttacagcaaaaaaaaaaaaaaaacccgcagCCAGAGGTAAAGATGTGAAACGTCTTTAACTGGATGGCGGCTCATGTGACCTCACACCCGCAGGACCGTGGGGGGGTTCCTGCATTTGGGCTGCATGTGGGCAGCTGGCATGTTCCCCGGCTTCTGCGTGCAGCAGATCTAATCTCACAATATCTGCTGAGGCTCTAAATGTTTTCTTTGTCAGCAACTGAAAACATCAGTAAACCTTGGTACCTCAGCTGTGTTGATCTTTATACTTTTTGACAACATAATTATTGTCCACAATCAGCAGATTCATATTTACCTTTAGATAACCTTCACCTAGGTCCACATGACATTAGGGGTTCTGGCTGAAGAACCAAATGATATCTGAACATTCTGACTTTGTCCTGATGCAAGAAAGAAGGAGACAATGGGCACTTCCTTGTTTATTTTACTATTGAATGTGAATGAGCTTTGGCACAGCTCTCCGACACTTAGCAGGAAATAGCAGGAACAAGGGCGGCTTGAATAATCCTGCAAAGTAAAGCcaattttaaagaaaagcatGCAAGTATAATACTGCGAGATTCAAATGATGACCAGGCATGTAGACAGATAGTAAAATTACTCTATCGAGGGGGACGTGTCGGTATGGTTGCCCAATACgccattgcatttatttctggctacagACATTAAATTACGACACATAGTTTTAATGTTTGATATGAAGTTCTTTGGATGTTTTCGCAATGACAGTAAATGCTTGTGTGTCTGAAGAAAGTGGGATCTCAGGGGGTCCAGATGTTCTGTCACagctgacacagacacacgtggGACGGATCCTCCCAGCTGTCCAGCCGATGGCGGTGTCCGGCCTTGACCTCAAACCCCATCCCAAATGCCGGATGCAGGGGCTCAGTGAACGCAGAGTGGAACGTATACAGCAGCGTCACCGTGCTGGAGGCAATGCCGTAGAAGGACAGAGTGCCTCTGGACCAGTCCAGGTAGACCCCGACTCTTTCGGGCTTGGGGCTCGGTACGGCGATATCCAGAAACCTGCCACCATGCCGGGCAGAGTAGCCAGCCTCGGAGCAGAACAAGCTCCAGGACTGCTCGTTGTAGCCCAGCTGGCTGTCGTCACCTTTCCCCTTGCGGGCTATGCCTGCATAGGCCACGCCCACAGAAGTCCAGCAACCAGCCCACTCGACCTCCCAGTAGAACCTGGCCTCAGACAGATCCTGGGAGCACAGTACCTGCTCCAGGCGCTCAAACCTCTCTGGATGGCTGGGGTAGGACTGTTCGGAGTCCAGGGTCACCTTTTGATTCCCGTCTGACAGAGATAGGTGCTTATTGGCCGTGTTGGGATCCATTGTGAGCTGGCAAGCGTCTGCAATATAGACTCAGTATCAGTATCAAAGGGAACACAGTAAAGCCTGGGTAAGGCGAGGGTTACAGGCCATAAGCCGCATAGGCGACCGGCAGGGCCGGTCAATCCGATAGGCAGCATAGGCGACTATCAGGGCCGGTCAATCCGATAGCCCGCATAGGCGACTATCAGGACCGGTCAATCCGATATTCCGCACAAGGGACCAGCAGGGCCGGTCAATCCGATAGGCCGCATAGACGACTGGCAGGGCCGGTCAATCCGATATTCCGCACAAGCGACCAGCAGGGTCGGTCAATCCGATAGGCCGCATAGGCGACCAGCAGGACCGGTCAATCCGATAGGCCACATAGATGGCCACCTACTATAGGACACCAACTTCTGAGAGGTGCCAACTTGccagccagtttcactttgcctcagacagggggcacCAGCAGTGATGCTCACCTAGGGCTCCACATTAGCCAGAACCGTTACTGGTTATGGTGGTGTCTGAAGCAGTTACCAGCAGTTACTGATACCAGCAGTGGGTGGCTTATCCGTGATATTATGATTACATAACAAAGGGTTAAGCAGGGGTTAAAGCAAAAGTTTTATTCTGCCCAAATTTTCTGAGCAAACAATTTTCTGAGTAAGCTTATGTACTTGGTTGTAAACAGAAACCAGCAATGCAAAAACGAAGAAGGTTCTGCCACTTTTCAAAACTTCTCTAGAGCAGAGTTTCCGAGCACGgtcttcagggacccacagacagtccacgtcttTGTTCCCCCTCGCCGGCTCCCTGACAGACTGTGGGGTCCCAAGGATCGCAGTGAAAACGCTGCTCTAGACGCTTAATGTGCAACACTTACATTTCAGCAGCCCTGATCTGTTCCTGTTCTCTCCAGCATGGTCTGTGCTGCAGATAAACCAGATGGTCAGATGTGTACAGAGAGCCAGCCTGTCAGCCACAGTATCCTTCCTTCCCAATTAATGACCGTTAAATGCTCTCCCactgttcatttttaatatatcTCACTTTATACTTTTGTCTTTCTATCACCTTGTTTTGTCTGTGTCTCGTTGCTCAGTCTCAGGAGAAACACGTTCAgctaatgaatgaatgaagtgtGAAAATTCAGCTGGTGGCTGATATAGGGGAAAAGTGTCAGGTGTATGATGGAATGATATAAATGattgttatattattatatagtaTTCAATACAAATAACATACTGGCATTATTATTAGCAGTAGCAGTGGAAAGCCAATGGCCTTGGCCTGGTTAGGCTGAATGGAAGACAGCGGGGGGGTATTATTAATGTTCCTGACTGAGGGGGAGCATCACCTCCACACTCTGCTTGTGCAGTTTGTACAGGTACACAGACTCACTTCAGTTTACACTTGGGATTCCCCagcagagcagagagcagcttgaCCCCTGAGTCTCCCAGGTGgttgtagctcaggtccagctcccgtaggtgtgaggggtttgacctcagagatGAAACCAGAGATGCACAGCCTGCCTCCGTAATGTAGCACCCTGATAGGCTGCGGAGAGGTGAAAATGTGGGCCCTGAATACCGGTGCAAATGGGTGTGTTTTACAGCCATGGTAATGCTAATCCCTCGAAAGGGAAACCCCGCCCCCAGGGCCTTGCCAACCCAAACTGCCTTCCCCTTGTCTCTGCGAGTCTCACACTGACCAGAGCTTCTCCAGCCTGCACTGGATGCTCCCCAGCCCCACCGACAGCAGCTTCACGCCCTGGTCCTGTAGATCATTGTCCCTCAGGTTCAGCCTCCTCAGCTTGGAGCCCATGCAGCTAATTGCTGAGCCCAAGGACTCACAGCCTTTCATCGTGAGTCCACATCTCTCGAGGCTGAGCAGAAATGTGCAAAATTAAGCTTTAATTTCATTATCATTACTGTCACCATTACCATGGGTCAATGCATAGCACTGCTACCTCATGCCATCCAAAAACACACAGTCAGGCTAACTGGCTAATGCTAACTAAACTAGCCTGTGACGGACATGGCAGGGTGTCCGCCAGCCTTGTGGCCTGTGTTTCCTCGGACAGACTTCAGCCCCCTGGACTCTCATCCTGAATAACTGACTGAGTAATAAACTCGGCTTCTTTCCTGTCATAAAACATTTGAAACCAGCCCAGGACAGTTCACTGGATCTCCATGAAAAGACGGAGTTCTGACCTCAGTGTCTGCAGTTCACAGGCCCGGTTACTCagcccagcagagagcagcttcactcctgaatcctgtaAGTCATTGTCATTCAGGTCCAGCTCTTTCAGTTTTGATGACTTTGAGCTAAAAACGTTCTTTAGTCCCTCACAGGTTTTCTCCGTGAGTTTACACCATTTCAACCTGAAGAAGAGGTTAATTTTGTCCTGAATCTACAACTGCAatctctgtaaaaaaaaaaattactgatgGATACTGAAATTAATATGCAACATCACAAGTATTAAAAAGTACTGTACTGAAATATTGTATCTTATTAAATATACCTAGAAAGACTTGACTGTGGTAACCCTTTAATATACCATGAAAATATAATTGTATCTATTCTCCTCACTCTGAAGCATCAGTCAAGGAAGCTTCATTCCCACCTCATTGTCTCCAGGGTGCATGGAGTCTTAGCCAGTGCTTCCAAGAGCTTCTCCATTCCCAAGTCCTGCAGGTCATTGgtgctcagatccagctctctgaGATTCTGGGCTTTGGCCAAGGCTGAGGCAAGGCTGTCGCAGCTCTTTCCAGTCAGGTTACACCCGTCAAGTCTGAGTAAGAAACAGAGTGTGACTTGGAACATGGTGATGGGACGTCAAAAGGAGCCAGTCACATTTTGTACCTGATTACCAGACAAATAAATCATTAATCAAAACGTTTGCATAaacttttatatatttttatgaacATTTCCCTTTGAATAAACTGCTTTCAGTTTTTCTGTAAATGTAATAGTTCATTCATAATGTAGGTGCTTATTCTGTTTTCTCTTGATTACTCATATCTCcagacctcagtatctccagtttacagtcaGGGGTCTCTAggccagcagagagcagcttcactccagAGTCCTGTAAGTCATTTTGGCTCAGAATCAGCTGTCTCAGGTCAGAACTGAGGGCCGGGCCCAGTGATTCACAGCAGGCCCTGGTGAGGCTGCAGTTGTCCATCCTGTAAAGAAACCACAATGTACCGGTTACATATAAAGTCATGGAGGTGGAGCATCAGTGTGTGTCACATCACGGGAAGCGCTCTGGCACTTACAGAGCCACTTTGGAGAATTTGATGACAGGCAGCAGTCTCAGTAGCCCCTCATCTGACTTGACATACTTCTTCAGGTCAAATTCCTCTAGCACGTTTTCAGACATCAACAGGATGTAAGCTAGTGCCGACCAATGTGCAGGCGAGAGGGATGCCTCCTTTCCTTCAAGACTGCCTGCATTTAGGTAGGACTGGACCTCCTGGACCAGAGAGGTGTCATCCAGCTCAATGAGACAATGGAACAGGTTGATGCTGCTCTCCGGGGAAGGGTTTTTCTTGATCTTCCCCTTGATATACTTGATTGTTTCCTCAAGGCTATCTGCGCTGCTAGTAGTTTCTCTCAGGAGGTTTCTGAGAAGGCTTGCTGACTCCTTGGAGTTCCTGGAGATGCCTAAGAGGAACCGAAGGAACAGGTCCAGCTCCCCATTCTTATATTGCAATGCCttgtccactgctcctttgtgcaagtcGAATAATGAGCTTTTTTTGAATAGCTTAGAAAactttttgcctattttgtgcTTTTCATAGAGGTTTGTTTTGTCATTCTTGTACCTCAGGAACACATAGAGGGCGGCAAAATACTCCTGGATGCTTAGATGTATGAAGCTGAACACTTTCCCTTGTGTGATCTCTGAATCCTTGAAGATTTCTGTGCATACGCCAGAGTATACTGATGCTTCACTAACATCAATGCCACACTTTGTCAGGTCGTCTTCATAAAAAGTGAGGATTCCTTTCTCTAGGTGGTCAAAAGCCAGCTTCCCTAACTTTAGAATGATCTCTTTTTCTTTGTCAGACTGTGCCTTTGCCTCAGGACTGGCACTCCCTACATATTTCTGATTCTTCATGTTAGTCAGGATTAGCAAAAAACTTGTGTACATCTGAGTGAGGGTTTTAGGGCCAGTCGAGTCCCTTTGATCTCCTCCATCCAACAGCTTCTCAAGGACAGTAGCTGAAATCCAACAGAAGACAGGTATGTGACACATGATGTAGAGGCTCCTTGTTGACTTTACATATGTAACAATTCTTCTACATAAGGCCTCATTGTGGCTGAACCTCTTCTTGAAGTACTCTTCCTTCTGTGGATCTTTAAAGCCTTTCACATCTGTCACCCGATGGACATACTCTGGGGGGATCTGGCTGGTAGCTGCAGGTCTGGAAGTAATCCAGAGGAGAGCAGAAGGAAGGAGGTTTCCCTTGATGAGATTTATCAGCAACACATCAAGCGAGGTTGGATCTGCTACATCTGACCACTTCTTCACCTGGAAATTGAGCTCAATCCTACTTTCATCAAGACCATCAAAGATAAACAAAACTTTCCTGTTTCCCAAGAGGACATTTCCATATGATTCCAACTCTGGGTGGAAATAATGAATCAGTTTCAGCAAGCTGAATGGTTCACTTTTGATCGAATTGAGCTCACGGAAAGGAAGAATGAAAGTGAAATACAGATCCTGGTTTAACTTTCCTTCTGCCCAATCAAGGATGAACTTCTGCACGGAGACTGTTTTTCCAATGCCTGCAATACCTTTGGTCATCACTGTCTTGATTTGCTTCTTCTTCCCAGGTAAGGGTTTGAAGATGTCGGTGCACAGCACGGCGATTTCTGGGGCAGCCTGCTTCTTGGTGGCCCACTCTACCTGCCGTACCTCATGCTCGCTGTTAATCCCTTCGCATTCGCCCTCAGTCACATAGACATCTGTATAGATGTCGTTGAGAAGAGTTTTGTTACCCTGCTTGGCCACACCCTCAGATATCTCCCTGTACTTTGCGATCAAATTGGATTTAAGAT includes:
- the LOC111858870 gene encoding NACHT, LRR and PYD domains-containing protein 3-like isoform X2 codes for the protein MADITSQLFSTLEDLVKDELKQFRFYLSHKNLLEGFKHIPKGQLENASSTDIVTRMVESYGRQGALEVTIHILKKMSQMELASRLEKSRKQSTGLEVPADLEKSMKAAQNDLKSNLIAKYREISEGVAKQGNKTLLNDIYTDVYVTEGECEGINSEHEVRQVEWATKKQAAPEIAVLCTDIFKPLPGKKKQIKTVMTKGIAGIGKTVSVQKFILDWAEGKLNQDLYFTFILPFRELNSIKSEPFSLLKLIHYFHPELESYGNVLLGNRKVLFIFDGLDESRIELNFQVKKWSDVADPTSLDVLLINLIKGNLLPSALLWITSRPAATSQIPPEYVHRVTDVKGFKDPQKEEYFKKRFSHNEALCRRIVTYVKSTRSLYIMCHIPVFCWISATVLEKLLDGGDQRDSTGPKTLTQMYTSFLLILTNMKNQKYVGSASPEAKAQSDKEKEIILKLGKLAFDHLEKGILTFYEDDLTKCGIDVSEASVYSGVCTEIFKDSEITQGKVFSFIHLSIQEYFAALYVFLRYKNDKTNLYEKHKIGKKFSKLFKKSSLFDLHKGAVDKALQYKNGELDLFLRFLLGISRNSKESASLLRNLLRETTSSADSLEETIKYIKGKIKKNPSPESSINLFHCLIELDDTSLVQEVQSYLNAGSLEGKEASLSPAHWSALAYILLMSENVLEEFDLKKYVKSDEGLLRLLPVIKFSKVALMDNCSLTRACCESLGPALSSDLRQLILSQNDLQDSGVKLLSAGLETPDCKLEILRLDGCNLTGKSCDSLASALAKAQNLRELDLSTNDLQDLGMEKLLEALAKTPCTLETMRLKWCKLTEKTCEGLKNVFSSKSSKLKELDLNDNDLQDSGVKLLSAGLSNRACELQTLSLERCGLTMKGCESLGSAISCMGSKLRRLNLRDNDLQDQGVKLLSVGLGSIQCRLEKLCLSGCYITEAGCASLVSSLRSNPSHLRELDLSYNHLGDSGVKLLSALLGNPKCKLNTDHAGENRNRSGLLKYACQLTMDPNTANKHLSLSDGNQKVTLDSEQSYPSHPERFERLEQVLCSQDLSEARFYWEVEWAGCWTSVGVAYAGIARKGKGDDSQLGYNEQSWSLFCSEAGYSARHGGRFLDIAVPSPKPERVGVYLDWSRGTLSFYGIASSTVTLLYTFHSAFTEPLHPAFGMGFEVKAGHRHRLDSWEDPSHVCLCQL
- the LOC111858870 gene encoding NACHT, LRR and PYD domains-containing protein 3-like isoform X1; amino-acid sequence: MHSYTGVTEVYERKLNPRLIRYNGGCNPTAETMADITSQLFSTLEDLVKDELKQFRFYLSHKNLLEGFKHIPKGQLENASSTDIVTRMVESYGRQGALEVTIHILKKMSQMELASRLEKSRKQSTGLEVPADLEKSMKAAQNDLKSNLIAKYREISEGVAKQGNKTLLNDIYTDVYVTEGECEGINSEHEVRQVEWATKKQAAPEIAVLCTDIFKPLPGKKKQIKTVMTKGIAGIGKTVSVQKFILDWAEGKLNQDLYFTFILPFRELNSIKSEPFSLLKLIHYFHPELESYGNVLLGNRKVLFIFDGLDESRIELNFQVKKWSDVADPTSLDVLLINLIKGNLLPSALLWITSRPAATSQIPPEYVHRVTDVKGFKDPQKEEYFKKRFSHNEALCRRIVTYVKSTRSLYIMCHIPVFCWISATVLEKLLDGGDQRDSTGPKTLTQMYTSFLLILTNMKNQKYVGSASPEAKAQSDKEKEIILKLGKLAFDHLEKGILTFYEDDLTKCGIDVSEASVYSGVCTEIFKDSEITQGKVFSFIHLSIQEYFAALYVFLRYKNDKTNLYEKHKIGKKFSKLFKKSSLFDLHKGAVDKALQYKNGELDLFLRFLLGISRNSKESASLLRNLLRETTSSADSLEETIKYIKGKIKKNPSPESSINLFHCLIELDDTSLVQEVQSYLNAGSLEGKEASLSPAHWSALAYILLMSENVLEEFDLKKYVKSDEGLLRLLPVIKFSKVALMDNCSLTRACCESLGPALSSDLRQLILSQNDLQDSGVKLLSAGLETPDCKLEILRLDGCNLTGKSCDSLASALAKAQNLRELDLSTNDLQDLGMEKLLEALAKTPCTLETMRLKWCKLTEKTCEGLKNVFSSKSSKLKELDLNDNDLQDSGVKLLSAGLSNRACELQTLSLERCGLTMKGCESLGSAISCMGSKLRRLNLRDNDLQDQGVKLLSVGLGSIQCRLEKLCLSGCYITEAGCASLVSSLRSNPSHLRELDLSYNHLGDSGVKLLSALLGNPKCKLNTDHAGENRNRSGLLKYACQLTMDPNTANKHLSLSDGNQKVTLDSEQSYPSHPERFERLEQVLCSQDLSEARFYWEVEWAGCWTSVGVAYAGIARKGKGDDSQLGYNEQSWSLFCSEAGYSARHGGRFLDIAVPSPKPERVGVYLDWSRGTLSFYGIASSTVTLLYTFHSAFTEPLHPAFGMGFEVKAGHRHRLDSWEDPSHVCLCQL